Proteins found in one Candidatus Edwardsbacteria bacterium genomic segment:
- a CDS encoding outer membrane beta-barrel protein, producing MKKMALVLVALVALGSLSFAQKGAMSIGGDLGLFLPLGDMGEYYSMGFGICPTFDYVMNEKLSLTGTIGYVSWGSKEEVDGWEYSFSDIPLKAGAKYYFGGGTGIKPYGIGELGFHMLTASVKGEILGYSFDESASETKLGLGFGAGFEYPMNEKMALNVLGEYETIMTEGDAFNNFVIKAGIKYDLK from the coding sequence ATGAAGAAAATGGCTCTGGTCCTGGTGGCCCTGGTTGCCTTGGGTTCCCTGTCATTCGCCCAGAAGGGCGCAATGTCCATCGGGGGCGATCTGGGTTTGTTCCTGCCGTTGGGAGATATGGGTGAATATTATTCGATGGGCTTCGGCATCTGCCCGACCTTTGATTATGTAATGAATGAAAAACTTTCATTAACCGGTACCATCGGTTATGTCTCTTGGGGTTCAAAAGAAGAGGTTGACGGCTGGGAATACAGCTTCTCGGATATTCCCCTAAAAGCAGGCGCCAAGTATTATTTCGGCGGCGGCACAGGCATCAAACCCTACGGCATCGGCGAACTGGGTTTCCACATGCTGACCGCTTCTGTCAAAGGGGAGATTTTGGGCTATTCCTTTGATGAATCAGCCAGTGAGACCAAATTGGGTCTGGGCTTCGGCGCCGGTTTCGAATATCCCATGAACGAAAAGATGGCTTTAAACGTTCTGGGTGAGTACGAGACCATCATGACCGAGGGAGATGCCTTCAACAATTTCGTCATCAAGGCCGGGATCAAATACGATCTCAAGTAG
- a CDS encoding HU family DNA-binding protein, producing the protein MTKADLVKLVCDKTGVTQRDAKIVVDSFLDVITLTLSEGKNIEIRGFGRFKVKERKPRLARNPRRPTETVQIPARLVPIFQPSNELKAQVSKK; encoded by the coding sequence ATGACTAAGGCTGATCTGGTGAAGTTGGTTTGCGATAAAACCGGGGTTACCCAGCGGGATGCCAAGATCGTGGTCGATTCCTTTCTGGACGTCATCACCCTGACATTGAGCGAGGGCAAGAACATCGAGATCAGGGGATTCGGGCGTTTCAAGGTCAAGGAGCGCAAACCCCGTCTGGCCCGCAATCCCAGGCGCCCCACCGAGACGGTCCAGATACCCGCCAGGTTGGTCCCCATATTCCAGCCTTCCAACGAGCTGAAGGCCCAGGTTTCCAAGAAGTAA
- the lon gene encoding endopeptidase La, translating into MPEESKEIKIPGELPILPLKGQVIFPYLIVPLVISNEKMIKLTDETLLGNKIIGLCTQLRQDTDEPKEDEIYPIGTAALIIKMLRFPDGSIRILVQGLNRIKITKFVQSEPYLMAKVEVLKEKGRKSIEAEALMRNVVSLFQKIISLAPYLPDELQAVSLNIEDSGKMADLIASNLNLTIAERQQILETIDPKDRLQKLIPLLSKELSILELGDKIRNQVKTEMDKDQRDYFLREQMKAIQRELGEGDEHSLEVGNLRKKVEKANLSPEALKAAHEELDRLARMPPHAAEYTVARTYIDWLVKLPWSVSTTDSLDVAAARKILDEDHYDLEKVKDRIIEYLAVRKLKGDAKGPILCFVGPPGVGKTSLGRSIARALGRKFYRISLGGIRDEAEIRGFRRTYIGSMPGRIIQGLKHTETNNPVFMLDEVDKIGLDFRGDPSAALLEVLDPEQNFSFADHYLDVPFDLSKVMFITTANVMDPIPSALKDRMEVLELPGYIEEEKLHIALKYLVPRQIKENGLTDGHIKFSDRSISQIISQYTREAGVRNLEREIATICRKVAKDVASGDKTQKAVTPQSLHKYLGPQKVFPEVAERTGEVGMATGLAWTPVGGEILFIEATKMLGKKGLSLTGSLGEVMKESAQAALSYIRAKSKIYKIDPRFFEKFDIHIHVPSGAIPKDGPSAGVTMATALISLLTDRPVKANLAMTGEITLRGKVMPVGGIKEKVIAAKRAGIREIIMPEQNRKDLEEVPDHVRKNLKFHFVSNIESVAQIAFGPKIRKGR; encoded by the coding sequence ATGCCCGAAGAATCCAAGGAAATAAAAATACCGGGAGAGCTTCCCATCCTGCCGCTCAAGGGGCAGGTTATCTTTCCCTATCTGATAGTCCCCCTGGTCATCTCCAACGAGAAGATGATCAAGCTCACCGACGAGACCCTGCTGGGAAACAAGATCATCGGCCTGTGCACCCAGCTGAGGCAGGATACCGACGAGCCCAAGGAGGACGAGATCTACCCCATCGGCACCGCGGCCCTGATCATCAAGATGCTCCGGTTCCCGGACGGCAGCATCAGGATACTGGTGCAGGGGCTTAACCGGATCAAGATAACCAAATTCGTCCAGAGCGAGCCCTACCTCATGGCCAAGGTGGAGGTGCTCAAGGAGAAGGGCCGCAAGAGCATCGAGGCCGAGGCCCTGATGCGTAACGTGGTGTCCCTGTTCCAGAAGATCATCTCCCTGGCGCCCTACCTGCCGGACGAACTGCAGGCGGTCTCCCTGAACATCGAGGACAGCGGCAAGATGGCCGACCTGATCGCCTCCAACCTCAACCTGACCATCGCCGAGCGCCAGCAGATACTGGAGACCATCGATCCCAAGGACCGGCTGCAGAAGCTTATCCCGCTGCTGTCCAAGGAGCTCTCCATCCTGGAACTGGGGGACAAGATCCGGAACCAGGTCAAGACCGAGATGGACAAGGACCAGCGCGATTATTTTCTGCGGGAGCAGATGAAGGCCATTCAGCGGGAGCTGGGCGAGGGCGACGAGCATTCGCTGGAGGTGGGAAATCTGCGCAAGAAGGTGGAGAAGGCCAACTTAAGCCCCGAGGCCCTGAAGGCGGCCCATGAGGAGCTGGACCGGCTGGCCCGGATGCCGCCCCACGCCGCCGAGTACACCGTGGCCCGCACCTATATCGACTGGCTGGTGAAGCTTCCCTGGAGCGTCTCCACCACCGACAGCCTGGACGTGGCGGCCGCCCGGAAGATACTGGACGAGGATCATTACGACCTGGAGAAGGTCAAGGACCGGATCATCGAATATCTGGCGGTCCGCAAGCTAAAGGGGGACGCCAAGGGCCCCATCCTGTGCTTCGTGGGCCCTCCGGGGGTGGGCAAGACCTCCTTGGGCCGCTCCATCGCCCGGGCCCTGGGCCGCAAATTCTACCGCATCTCGCTGGGGGGGATCCGGGACGAGGCCGAGATCCGGGGCTTCCGCCGCACCTATATCGGCTCGATGCCGGGCCGCATAATCCAGGGGCTGAAGCACACCGAGACCAACAACCCGGTGTTCATGCTGGACGAGGTGGACAAGATCGGGCTGGATTTCCGGGGCGACCCGTCAGCCGCCCTCCTGGAGGTGCTGGACCCCGAACAGAATTTCTCCTTTGCCGACCATTACCTGGATGTGCCGTTCGACCTCTCCAAGGTGATGTTCATCACCACCGCCAATGTGATGGATCCCATACCCTCGGCCCTCAAGGACCGGATGGAGGTGCTGGAATTGCCGGGCTACATCGAGGAGGAGAAACTGCACATTGCCCTGAAATACCTGGTTCCCAGGCAGATCAAGGAGAACGGCCTGACCGATGGCCACATCAAATTCAGCGATCGGTCCATCAGCCAGATAATCTCCCAGTACACCCGCGAGGCCGGGGTCAGGAACCTGGAACGGGAGATCGCCACCATCTGCCGCAAGGTGGCCAAAGACGTGGCCTCCGGGGATAAAACCCAAAAGGCCGTCACCCCCCAGAGCCTGCACAAGTATCTGGGACCCCAGAAGGTGTTCCCGGAGGTGGCCGAGCGGACCGGAGAGGTGGGCATGGCCACCGGTCTGGCCTGGACCCCGGTGGGGGGGGAGATACTTTTTATCGAGGCCACCAAGATGCTGGGCAAGAAGGGCCTCAGCCTGACCGGCTCCCTGGGCGAGGTGATGAAGGAATCCGCCCAAGCCGCCCTGTCCTACATCCGGGCCAAATCCAAGATCTATAAGATAGATCCCCGTTTTTTTGAAAAATTCGACATCCACATCCACGTGCCGTCCGGAGCCATCCCCAAGGACGGGCCCTCGGCCGGGGTGACCATGGCCACCGCCCTGATATCCCTGCTGACCGACCGGCCGGTGAAGGCCAACCTGGCCATGACCGGCGAGATCACCCTGAGGGGCAAGGTGATGCCGGTGGGCGGCATCAAGGAGAAGGTGATCGCCGCCAAAAGGGCCGGCATCAGGGAGATCATCATGCCGGAGCAGAACCGGAAGGACCTGGAGGAGGTGCCGGACCATGTGCGAAAGAATCTGAAATTCCATTTTGTCAGCAACATCGAGAGCGTGGCCCAAATAGCCTTCGGGCCGAAGATCCGGAAAGGCAGATGA
- a CDS encoding Hsp20/alpha crystallin family protein, whose amino-acid sequence MPNQPLKVMRVYRRDLSGLLNDMTDQTQPFYLVEEETLWHPNCDVYETDEELVIKLDLAGISKDDINITFVPGAIAIRGSRMDNAGQDQKRFYHKIEITQGWFEKIIRLPETVSDKVKSSVYKDGMLDIRISKEKARTVEIKIE is encoded by the coding sequence ATGCCAAATCAACCGTTAAAGGTGATGCGGGTGTACCGCCGGGACCTGAGCGGTCTGTTGAACGACATGACCGACCAGACCCAGCCCTTTTATCTGGTGGAGGAGGAGACCCTGTGGCATCCCAACTGTGATGTATATGAGACCGACGAGGAACTGGTCATCAAACTGGATCTGGCCGGCATCTCCAAGGATGATATCAATATCACCTTCGTCCCCGGGGCGATAGCCATCAGGGGCTCCCGGATGGACAACGCCGGCCAGGACCAGAAACGCTTCTACCACAAGATAGAGATAACCCAGGGCTGGTTCGAGAAGATAATCCGCCTGCCGGAGACGGTCAGCGACAAGGTCAAGAGCTCGGTCTACAAGGACGGGATGCTGGATATCAGGATCTCCAAGGAAAAAGCCAGGACCGTGGAGATAAAGATTGAATGA
- a CDS encoding helix-turn-helix transcriptional regulator encodes MDALIKLIGANARRIRKAKGISQQKLGEKAGFDYRYIGFIEQARVNPTIKTLEKVASALNVTVRDLFPANSEVEANKKGLPAKISDRERILSIIMRDLNKADNIKLKQLRRIIKITVGTKD; translated from the coding sequence ATGGACGCTCTAATTAAATTGATAGGGGCCAATGCCCGCCGGATCCGCAAGGCCAAGGGCATCTCCCAGCAGAAGCTGGGGGAGAAGGCAGGATTCGATTACCGCTATATCGGTTTCATCGAACAGGCCCGGGTTAATCCCACCATCAAGACCCTGGAGAAGGTGGCCTCCGCCCTGAACGTCACGGTTCGCGATCTCTTTCCGGCCAACTCGGAAGTTGAAGCCAATAAAAAAGGGCTGCCGGCCAAGATCAGCGACCGCGAAAGGATCCTCTCCATAATTATGCGGGATCTGAACAAAGCGGACAATATAAAATTGAAGCAGCTGCGCCGCATCATCAAGATCACTGTCGGCACCAAGGATTAG
- a CDS encoding FAD-binding oxidoreductase encodes MKVPQNADIIIIGGGIVGAATGYHLARAGYRVRLIEKGFLCAGSTGRCIGGIRQQFTSQGSIRLMLESVRHFSSMKEELGVDVHWHPGGYLFLAHSPEKKEAFLANIAVQQSFGLKDVRWVDAYQAGQVAPGLNIDGLLGGSYCPSDGQAYPFAVVAGYAERIRSCGGLVNTFTEVTAIMQGGGRVKGVKTAQGTEYHADIVINAAGPWAREVGQMAGIEVPVEPERHEALITEGVEYLNIPMLVDYRADGGYFQQFRHNGQFIGCYSPVPNVPGHSTDSSYEFLSEMPKRMLKLVPALGPVKVIRQWSGSYENTPDGNPILDRSPLEGFYVIAGMCGHGFMLGPAIGRQAADFIKSGAKEPPIAEFALQREFSRQEAMK; translated from the coding sequence ATGAAAGTGCCTCAGAACGCCGACATCATAATCATCGGTGGAGGTATCGTCGGAGCGGCCACCGGATACCACCTGGCCCGGGCAGGATATAGGGTCCGGCTGATCGAGAAGGGCTTCCTGTGCGCCGGCTCCACCGGACGCTGCATAGGCGGCATCCGCCAGCAGTTCACCTCCCAGGGGTCCATCAGGCTGATGCTGGAGAGCGTTAGGCATTTCAGCTCCATGAAAGAGGAACTGGGGGTGGATGTCCACTGGCATCCCGGCGGATATCTGTTCCTGGCCCACAGCCCGGAGAAGAAGGAAGCTTTCCTGGCTAATATTGCCGTTCAGCAGAGTTTCGGCCTGAAGGATGTCCGCTGGGTGGATGCCTACCAGGCCGGGCAGGTTGCACCGGGGCTGAACATCGACGGCCTGCTGGGCGGATCCTACTGCCCGTCCGACGGACAGGCCTATCCCTTTGCGGTGGTCGCCGGCTACGCCGAAAGGATCAGATCCTGCGGCGGCTTGGTAAACACCTTCACCGAGGTGACGGCCATAATGCAGGGCGGAGGCCGGGTCAAGGGGGTCAAAACCGCCCAGGGGACCGAATATCATGCCGATATCGTCATCAACGCCGCCGGGCCCTGGGCCAGGGAGGTCGGGCAAATGGCCGGAATAGAGGTGCCGGTGGAACCGGAGCGGCACGAGGCCCTGATAACCGAGGGGGTGGAATATCTGAACATCCCCATGCTGGTGGATTACCGGGCCGATGGCGGCTATTTCCAGCAGTTCCGCCACAACGGGCAGTTCATCGGCTGCTACTCGCCGGTTCCCAACGTTCCGGGACATTCCACCGATTCCAGCTATGAATTTTTGTCGGAGATGCCCAAACGGATGCTCAAGCTGGTTCCCGCCCTGGGCCCGGTCAAGGTCATCCGCCAATGGTCGGGAAGCTACGAGAACACCCCCGACGGCAACCCCATCCTGGACCGCTCGCCCCTGGAGGGCTTCTATGTCATCGCCGGAATGTGCGGGCATGGCTTCATGCTGGGTCCGGCCATCGGGCGGCAGGCGGCCGACTTCATAAAGAGCGGGGCAAAAGAGCCGCCCATCGCCGAATTCGCCCTGCAACGCGAGTTCTCCCGCCAGGAGGCGATGAAGTAA
- a CDS encoding (2Fe-2S)-binding protein — MASNTDKIICRCEDITESQVLEAIEKGATTADEVKRLTRAGMGHCQGRTCRRLVNQLLARRLGQRPEDQKPVTQRSPLQPISLKTLADS; from the coding sequence ATGGCAAGCAATACCGACAAAATAATCTGCCGCTGCGAGGATATCACCGAGTCCCAGGTCCTGGAAGCGATCGAAAAGGGCGCAACTACCGCCGATGAGGTCAAGCGCCTGACCCGGGCCGGCATGGGCCATTGTCAGGGGCGGACCTGCCGCCGGCTGGTCAACCAGCTGCTGGCCCGCCGGCTGGGGCAGCGGCCGGAGGATCAGAAGCCGGTCACTCAGCGCTCCCCGCTGCAGCCCATCTCGCTGAAAACCCTGGCGGATTCATGA
- a CDS encoding fibronectin type III domain-containing protein, translating to MRLKITGLLVLCWAAALAASPTSPPASQVPLTAAAIAPPSDIKAADTPNDAGHAITVSWQASPDEVSKMVEGYEVLRSETPEGGFIKVGYVPYGFTSYDDQDVPDNGKDYFYQIKAVGRESQALSLVSASARSAEQWFNTMRINALVSCILFTIIVIIFISRAKSGQSLFIRRIAGLAAVEEAVGRATEMGRPILYVPGLSSISDVATIAALNILGQVAKKTAEYDTPLLVPNRDPVVFTVAQEIVKEAYNEIGRPDAYNHDSVFYLTDSQMGFASGVDGIMAREKPATNFFLGMFWAESLILAETGAETGAIQIAGTDAVHQLPFFITACDYTLIGEELYAASAYLSREPMLLGTLKGQDWSKAVIVMLLIVGLAVSLINPGIRNIILQMLRVG from the coding sequence ATGAGGCTTAAAATTACCGGGCTGTTGGTGTTATGTTGGGCGGCGGCCTTGGCCGCTTCACCAACCAGCCCGCCGGCATCCCAGGTCCCGTTGACGGCGGCGGCCATTGCCCCGCCGTCCGACATCAAGGCCGCCGACACTCCCAACGACGCCGGACATGCCATCACCGTTAGCTGGCAGGCGTCGCCGGACGAGGTCAGCAAAATGGTCGAGGGCTATGAGGTCCTGCGGTCGGAGACCCCGGAGGGGGGATTTATCAAGGTGGGTTATGTGCCATACGGTTTCACCAGTTATGACGACCAGGATGTCCCGGACAACGGGAAGGATTATTTCTACCAGATCAAGGCGGTGGGCCGGGAGAGCCAGGCCCTGAGCCTGGTGTCTGCTTCGGCCAGGTCTGCGGAGCAGTGGTTCAACACCATGCGCATCAATGCCCTGGTCAGCTGCATCCTGTTCACCATCATAGTGATCATATTCATCAGCCGGGCCAAGAGCGGCCAGAGCCTGTTCATCCGCCGCATCGCCGGGCTGGCGGCGGTGGAGGAGGCGGTGGGCCGGGCCACCGAGATGGGGCGCCCCATCCTTTACGTGCCGGGGCTGTCATCCATCTCCGACGTGGCCACCATCGCCGCCCTGAACATCCTGGGACAGGTGGCCAAGAAGACCGCCGAATACGACACCCCGCTGCTGGTGCCCAACCGCGACCCGGTGGTGTTCACCGTGGCCCAGGAGATCGTCAAGGAGGCCTACAACGAGATCGGGCGCCCCGACGCCTACAACCACGATTCGGTGTTCTACCTGACCGACAGCCAGATGGGCTTCGCCTCGGGGGTGGACGGGATCATGGCCCGGGAAAAGCCGGCCACCAATTTCTTCCTGGGCATGTTCTGGGCCGAATCCCTGATCCTGGCCGAGACCGGGGCCGAGACCGGGGCCATCCAGATCGCCGGGACCGATGCGGTGCACCAGCTGCCGTTCTTCATCACCGCCTGCGACTACACCCTGATCGGCGAGGAGCTGTACGCCGCCTCGGCCTACCTCTCCCGGGAACCGATGCTGCTGGGCACCCTCAAGGGCCAGGACTGGAGCAAGGCGGTCATCGTGATGCTGCTGATCGTGGGACTGGCCGTCTCGCTGATCAACCCCGGCATCCGGAACATCATCCTGCAAATGCTAAGGGTAGGTTAA
- a CDS encoding fibronectin type III domain-containing protein, giving the protein MPKIKYAILLMLFLLPALAPALEPPTDVKLTDAPNDDGSIVIMEWQPSPSENEPGFMGYNIERSMLPNDSFQMIAWVPKGAVEHEDNSVEAIGRNHYYKVVAINQNGDSAVSAVAGPIATTQSWFNTGKLNTLFGTFLFIAITLLYIYWARKGKLFIRRISGLDAVEEAIGRATEMGRPILYCNGIGLIDSISTVASLNILGQVAKKTAEYDTPLTVPTADPVVHAVAREMVKEGYKSVGRPDLFKEDSVYFITQDQMGYAAALAGIMVREKPATNFFMGYYAAESLVLAESGAATGAIQIAGTDQISQLPFFITACDYTLIGEELYAASAYLSKEPLLVGSLKGQDACKLIIILFVLLGTLAALIFRSDLIYSLFSIH; this is encoded by the coding sequence ATGCCCAAGATCAAATACGCAATCCTGCTGATGTTGTTCCTGCTTCCGGCCCTGGCCCCGGCCCTGGAACCGCCGACCGATGTCAAGCTGACAGACGCTCCCAATGATGACGGCTCCATCGTGATCATGGAATGGCAACCATCCCCCTCGGAAAATGAGCCGGGGTTCATGGGCTACAATATCGAGCGGTCCATGCTGCCCAACGACTCCTTCCAGATGATCGCCTGGGTCCCCAAGGGGGCCGTCGAGCACGAGGACAATTCCGTCGAGGCCATCGGCCGGAACCATTATTATAAGGTGGTGGCCATCAACCAGAACGGCGACAGCGCCGTCAGCGCCGTAGCCGGGCCGATAGCCACCACCCAGAGCTGGTTCAACACCGGCAAGCTGAACACCCTGTTCGGCACCTTCCTTTTCATCGCCATCACCCTTTTGTACATCTACTGGGCCCGCAAGGGCAAGCTGTTCATCCGGCGCATCTCCGGACTGGATGCGGTGGAGGAGGCCATCGGCCGGGCCACCGAGATGGGGCGGCCGATACTTTACTGCAACGGCATCGGCCTGATAGATTCCATATCCACCGTGGCTTCCCTGAACATCCTGGGGCAGGTGGCCAAGAAGACCGCCGAGTACGACACCCCGCTGACCGTCCCCACCGCCGACCCGGTGGTGCATGCGGTGGCCCGGGAGATGGTCAAGGAGGGCTATAAGAGCGTGGGCCGTCCCGATCTGTTCAAGGAGGACTCGGTATACTTCATCACCCAGGACCAGATGGGATACGCCGCGGCCCTGGCCGGGATCATGGTCCGGGAGAAGCCGGCCACCAACTTCTTTATGGGTTATTATGCGGCCGAATCCCTGGTGCTGGCCGAATCGGGCGCCGCCACCGGGGCCATCCAGATAGCCGGGACCGACCAGATCTCCCAGCTGCCGTTCTTCATCACCGCCTGCGATTACACCCTGATCGGCGAGGAGCTGTATGCCGCCTCGGCCTACCTGTCCAAGGAGCCGCTGCTGGTGGGAAGCCTGAAGGGCCAGGATGCCTGCAAGCTGATCATCATCCTGTTCGTCCTGCTGGGAACCCTGGCGGCCCTGATCTTCCGCTCGGATCTCATTTATAGTTTATTCAGCATTCACTAA
- a CDS encoding 4Fe-4S binding protein has product MKKGPVVIVECFQEIPCNPCETSCPRQAISVGDNINALPQVDHHKCNGCTVCVSRCPGLAIFVIDVAYSDAESAVTMPYEFLPLPEKGDLVAALDREGKECCRAKVIKVVNTKAQGKTPLVTLAVPKGMETDVRSFKLAS; this is encoded by the coding sequence ATGAAGAAAGGGCCGGTGGTCATCGTGGAATGCTTTCAGGAGATACCCTGCAACCCCTGCGAGACCAGCTGCCCCCGCCAGGCCATATCGGTGGGCGATAATATCAACGCCCTGCCCCAGGTGGATCACCACAAATGCAACGGCTGTACCGTCTGCGTCTCCCGTTGTCCCGGGCTGGCCATCTTCGTCATAGATGTTGCATATTCGGATGCCGAAAGCGCCGTCACCATGCCCTACGAGTTTCTGCCCCTGCCGGAGAAGGGCGACCTGGTAGCTGCCCTGGACCGTGAAGGAAAGGAATGCTGCCGGGCCAAAGTAATCAAAGTGGTGAACACCAAGGCCCAGGGGAAGACCCCGCTGGTGACCCTGGCGGTGCCCAAAGGCATGGAAACGGATGTAAGGTCCTTTAAACTGGCCTCCTGA
- a CDS encoding FAD-dependent oxidoreductase translates to MTNTDFLIIGGGPAGLMAALSASEFGLEPLIIDENQAIGGQLIKQTHMFFGSKAERAGTRGFEIGLELEQEIGKRSIRIERQASAVGYYPDGTVAVLQNEKVTPLKPKAVLVATGASENFVSFPGSDLPGVYGAGAVQTLMNVYGIKPGHRVLMVGSGNIGLIVSYQLMQAGVQVKAIIEGLPKIGGYLVHASKIARAGVPILTRHTILNALGEDMVSGAVISKIDDKWQTIEGTQQTLEVDTICLAVGLSPLTELLWQAGCQMNYIPELGGQVAWHDDLMMTTVPGIFTAGDVTGIEEASTAMLEGELAGLGAVKFLKGDSKDLQSRINDTACRLAGLRAGPFGQKAREGKCKLAECKR, encoded by the coding sequence ATGACAAATACAGACTTCCTTATCATCGGTGGCGGCCCGGCCGGGCTGATGGCGGCCCTGTCGGCCTCGGAGTTCGGCCTGGAACCGCTGATCATAGACGAGAACCAGGCCATCGGGGGCCAGCTGATCAAGCAGACCCACATGTTCTTCGGCTCCAAGGCCGAGCGGGCCGGAACCCGGGGTTTTGAGATCGGGCTGGAGCTGGAGCAGGAGATTGGTAAGCGTAGCATCCGGATAGAACGCCAGGCCTCGGCGGTGGGATATTATCCCGACGGGACGGTGGCGGTGCTGCAGAACGAAAAAGTGACACCGCTCAAGCCCAAGGCCGTTCTGGTGGCCACCGGAGCCTCGGAGAATTTCGTCTCCTTTCCCGGCAGCGACCTGCCCGGGGTCTACGGGGCCGGGGCGGTGCAGACCCTGATGAACGTCTACGGCATCAAACCGGGCCACCGCGTGCTGATGGTGGGCTCCGGCAACATCGGCCTTATCGTTTCCTACCAGCTGATGCAGGCCGGGGTTCAGGTAAAAGCCATCATCGAGGGCCTGCCCAAGATCGGGGGGTATCTGGTGCACGCCTCCAAGATCGCCCGGGCGGGGGTGCCCATTTTAACCCGCCACACCATCCTCAACGCTTTGGGGGAGGATATGGTCAGCGGGGCGGTGATATCAAAAATTGACGATAAATGGCAGACCATAGAGGGCACCCAGCAGACCCTGGAGGTGGACACCATCTGCCTGGCGGTGGGGCTTTCCCCCTTGACCGAACTTTTATGGCAGGCCGGCTGCCAGATGAACTATATTCCGGAACTGGGGGGCCAGGTGGCCTGGCACGACGATCTGATGATGACCACGGTTCCGGGCATCTTCACCGCCGGCGATGTCACCGGGATCGAGGAGGCCTCCACCGCCATGCTGGAGGGCGAGCTGGCCGGTTTGGGGGCGGTCAAATTTCTCAAGGGCGATTCAAAAGATCTCCAAAGCCGGATAAACGACACCGCCTGCCGTTTGGCTGGTCTGCGTGCCGGACCGTTCGGGCAGAAGGCCCGGGAGGGGAAGTGCAAGCTGGCGGAGTGCAAACGGTAA
- a CDS encoding (2Fe-2S)-binding protein, whose product MRIDKHPILEFKKGAKIKFYFEGQPVEGYQGEPIAAALHAAGIKVLRHSVKLDRPRGFFCAVGKCSSCLMEVDGVPNVFSCVTPIREGMQVRRQKGRGRIAIN is encoded by the coding sequence ATGAGAATAGACAAGCATCCCATCCTGGAATTCAAAAAAGGGGCCAAGATAAAATTTTATTTCGAAGGGCAGCCGGTTGAAGGATACCAAGGAGAACCCATTGCCGCTGCTCTGCATGCCGCCGGGATCAAGGTGCTGCGCCACAGCGTAAAACTGGACAGACCCCGGGGCTTTTTTTGTGCGGTGGGCAAGTGCTCCTCCTGCCTGATGGAGGTGGATGGGGTGCCCAATGTCTTCTCCTGCGTCACCCCCATCCGCGAGGGCATGCAGGTCAGGCGCCAGAAGGGCCGGGGCCGGATCGCCATAAACTGA
- the prmC gene encoding peptide chain release factor N(5)-glutamine methyltransferase, which translates to MTIGELLNYGFDRLSQADIPDAVLEAELLLEYAVGKERVYLHLNRNQNVSEAVQEKYRSNVTDRCQRRPLQYIIGQTEFYGLKFQSDKRALIPRPETEILVEEVLEHWQPGFLSILDIGTGSGIIAIALAKHLASAMVTATDYSPEALDLAQENIKLHGLESRVSLVQADLFPEGNEKFDCIVSNPPYIPSGQVAGLQPEVSLCEPAMSLDGGPDGLEFYRRIAGDVADRLNHPGFVALEVGMGQAELVSQMMSRALPASEIFIKKDLAGIDRVVLLKMH; encoded by the coding sequence ATGACCATCGGCGAACTTTTAAATTACGGTTTCGACCGCCTCTCACAGGCTGACATCCCTGACGCGGTCTTGGAAGCCGAACTGTTGCTGGAATACGCCGTGGGCAAGGAGCGGGTTTATCTTCATTTAAACCGCAATCAGAATGTATCCGAAGCCGTTCAGGAAAAATACCGTTCTAATGTCACTGACCGTTGCCAGCGGAGGCCCCTGCAGTATATCATCGGCCAGACCGAATTTTACGGTCTGAAATTCCAGTCCGACAAGCGGGCCCTTATCCCCCGGCCCGAGACCGAGATCCTGGTGGAGGAGGTGCTGGAACACTGGCAGCCGGGGTTTCTTTCCATTTTGGATATCGGAACAGGCAGTGGCATCATCGCCATTGCTTTGGCAAAGCATCTGGCTTCGGCCATGGTAACAGCCACCGATTATAGCCCGGAGGCTCTGGACCTGGCCCAAGAGAATATCAAGCTTCACGGTCTGGAAAGCAGGGTGTCTTTGGTGCAGGCCGATCTTTTCCCCGAGGGAAACGAAAAGTTTGACTGCATAGTGTCCAACCCGCCATATATCCCATCCGGCCAGGTAGCCGGACTCCAGCCCGAGGTCAGTCTTTGTGAACCGGCCATGTCCCTGGACGGAGGGCCCGACGGGCTGGAATTCTACCGCCGGATAGCCGGAGATGTGGCCGACCGTCTCAATCATCCGGGGTTTGTCGCCCTGGAGGTCGGAATGGGGCAGGCGGAACTGGTGTCCCAGATGATGAGCCGGGCGCTTCCGGCCTCCGAAATATTCATCAAAAAAGATCTGGCCGGGATAGATAGGGTGGTGCTGTTGAAAATGCATTAA